TCTCGCTGACCTCGTATTCACGAGCAGCTTCTGCGATGGTGTGCTCCCCGCTCAGGACAGCCAGAACAAGCTGCTCCTTGAGTTCAGGTGACCAGGTTTTGCGCTGTTTTCCCATATCTTCCCTCCAGTGGGCCCCACCCTCCTAAAAAGTGGGGCCGATGTGGAAGGATTTCGCGTACCACTACCAGGTACACCGAGGTTCCGGGCGATTTCAGCGCAGCTTTTTCTGCTGGTGCGAACGAGTTGAACGGCTTCCTGTTTGAACTGGGCGGAATACACCTGCTTGGGGGGTAGGCATGATGCCCTCCATTGTGAAGTCTCTTGAACCTGACTTCCACCAAAGCCTAGCAAGTCCACCCATTTCCTACCGGGTGTACCAGGGCAAGCACACCAGCACGCCCGTCACTCTGGCGCTCGACCTACTGGAAGAGGTGCCGGACTTCATCAAGAAACGTTTCCGGGTACGTGTCCTAGCGGACAGCGGCTTTGAAGCCGCTGTTTTTCTGGAAGGCGTGCGGCACCTCGATTTCGAGTTCGTGGTGGGTGTGAGGAGCAACCGGCGCACGGACCATCCTGGGCGGGTGACGGTGGCGGACTGTCCGCATGGAGGCTATGTCAACTTGGCCAACTGGTCTCTGGAAACGCTGTCTCTGGGGAGAGTAGACCGTGGGGACCGTGAATTCTTCGCGGTGTCGTCTGAACTGTTGGAGGGGGACGAGATCGTTGCTGAGGGTGGGCGGCGCTGGACATTGGAGTCCTTTTTCAAGGAAGGTAAGCACCAGTTTGGGTTGGCGCAGTTCGCGCTGCGAACTGCCAGGGGTCTGGACCGCTGGATTCTGATGGTCTTCCTGGCCTTCACCCTGACCATACTGCATCGCTCAGAAGGGATGACCTTGAAAGAGGCGGCACGCCTGGCCCTCTACACCCTGTTCCCCGTAGTCAGGCTCAACCATCTTCTGAGTCAGCTCCAAAAAGAACGAGAATTTCTTCTCCAGCACGGCTATTCGCTCAGCTATGCAAGGTGCAACTTATGAGTTTGGGCTTTTTCTTCTGTGGGTCGTACGCGAGAGATCCAGCACCCGACAGACCCGCCGTTCACTCACGGCGAAGGTGTCCTTCAGGAAGGTCACTATCTGTTTTTTGAGGGGCGTTCTCGCCTGGGATGTGGTCCCAGGCCCTACCACGTTCGTCCAACCACCTCCTTCAGCATGGCGTTGTCCAGCGAAAGATCAGCGACCAACTTCTTGAGACGCTGGTTTTCCGCCTCCAGCTGACGAAATTGACGGGCTTCGTCTTCGGTCATGCCACCGTATTTGGCTTTCCAGCGATAAATCGTCCCTGGCGCGACTCCATGAAGTCGCGCCAAATCGCTTATAGACGTACCCACTTCAAGCTGTCCAAGGATGTTCAGAATAGGTGCTTCGCTATACCGTTTGCCGTTCATATGCCTCCCAGTCTGCTGCTGAATTCGCAATCAGTCTGGCACCGAAAACAGGGGCAAGGTCACACGCCTGAAAGTGGTCACCGCGCAGGTTTTGATGGTGCAAAGAAGCGCAGAGGCAGCAAGGTCCACGCCGCCGTCGACACACTGGGTCACGTCATCGCTCTGCTTGTTACACCTGCAGACGAGCAGGACCGTGACCAGGTCTACGACTTATGTCATCAGATTCAGGAAGTCACTGGCGAGCATATTGACGTCGTCCTGGCCGATGGAGGGTATACAGGAGAGCAAGCTGAAACGGACGCCGCACTTTTAGATGTAGAGTTGGTCGTTGTTCAACGACCAACTGGAGCGAAGGGCTTCATCCTGCTCCCGAAGGGCTGGGTTATAGAGAGGAATTTCGCGTGGTCGTCACGCTTTCGTCGCCTGGCCCGTGACCTTGAAAGGCTGCCCTCAACCCTGCTCGGCTTCCATTGGCTCGCCTTCGCTATTCTGTCTGTACAGAAATTACTGGCCTGAAGTTGGATCGTCTTCCTGGCACGCTCTAGGGGAAGTCCGGACGACATGTTTCAATCCACAGCCCATCCGAAGGCAGGCTGAAACGCGAAGTGCAAATTTCAGGACCATTACCCTACGTTGGTTGTCATGCTTCACGCCTGACACAGGCTTTTCGGCTTGCGCGAACCCCCTGGTATTTTCCCACCGCAACAGGTTCGCGCCCAGTCTACTTCTCTCCCATCTCACGTAGGCGTTTGCGGTAAGCCTGCGGGGTGAGTCCAGCCATCATGCGGAATTTGCGGCTAAAGGCACTGTGATCGCTGTACCCGCAAGCATGCGCCACCTGCGAAACCGATAGCTCCGTGCCGCGCAGCAGCCGCACGGCATGTTCAAAGCGGACGCGCAGCAGCAACTGCTTGGGCGTGAGGCGGGTCACGCGGCGGACCAGACGTTCAAGGGTATCGGTGGACAGCCCCACCTGGGCTGCCACGTCCCGCAGGCGCAGGTCTTCGGCAAAGTGAGCGTGGATATAGGCCAGCGCCGACGCCACACGCGGAAAGTCAGGGTGGCGGCTGGCGGTGGGCAGGTCACGCGAGAAACCCACCAGCCCCAGCACCTCCCCGCCGGGGGCGATCAGCGGCAGTTTGTCGGTCAGACACCAGATCGGCTCGCCGGCCCCGGTCAGATAGAACTCCAATACGTCATGCAATTCCTGGCGCTCCAGCAGGGTCTGCTCATCCTGTAAGCGGGTACGCTCGCCGGTATCCCCGGTAAAGACCTCAGCGGCGGTGAGGCCCAGCAGGTCGCCTTTGAGGGCGCGCCCCGTGCGGCGGCGCAGCACCTCGTTCACCATGACGTAGCGGCCTTGGATGTCCTTGAGATAGAAGGCCAAGTCCGGCTGCGTGTCCATGATGGCCTCCAGCGGCGAGGCATGGACCGGATGCAGCAGGGCCGCGAGCAGCTGTGGCGTAGGACGCACGGGAGAATTGGGCGGTGCGGACACGGCTCTGAGTATGGCAGGCACGGGCAAGGGACAAAAGGAGCCAGGAAAAAGTCCAGGCTGTGCGGCGGCTGACCGGCAGCCTTGGGCTTGCTGCCTTCCTCCTTCTGCCATCAGCTGCGCAGGGGCGGGCCTATAACCCATCACTCAGAACTTGCACCTGAATACGTAGACAAAAAGCGGTCCCAGAGCTGAACATCTGGAAGTGTGATTGGGCAGGTTTCAGAGACGCTGTATCAACGGCGAAGCCTGGAGGCTTCGCTGCACCTTTTCCACAGTCCAGGCCAGAAGATCAAATTCAGCCAAGCTGAAGGAGTCAGTCCCAGCGCACTGAGTCGCTTCTTCAACGTCTATGACTGGGATTCAGACCGTTGCTGGGACGAGACGCAGGACATCCAGTGGCGCATTTTGTTGGACGTAGCTCACTCCAAACGCCGACCTCGGTTGCGGCTCAGTGTGGATCTGACCACGGTGGAAAAGGTGGGGACTCAGCTGCCCTATGTCAGCGTCTACAACGGTAGACATGGCATCCACCTGGTCGTCCTGTTTGCCGAGTATGGGGAACTGAAGTTCCCCATTTCCTACCGGGTGTACCAGGGCAAGCACACCAGCACGCCCATCACTCTGGCGCTCGACCTACTGGAAGAGGTGCCGGACTTCATCAAGAAACGTTTCCGGGTACGTGTCCTAGCGGACAGCGGCTTTGAAGCCGCTGTTTTTCTGGAAGGCGTGCGGCACCTCGATTTCGAGTTCGTGGTGGGTGTGAGGAGCAACCGGCGCACGGACCATCCTGGGCGGGTGACGGTGGCGGACTGTCCCCATGCAGGGTATGTCAACCTTGCCAACTGGCCCCTGGAAACGCTGTCTCTGGGGAGAGTAGATCGTGGGGACCGTGAATTCTTCGCGGTGTCGTCTGAACTGTTGGAGAGGGACGAGATCGTTGCTGAGGGTGCGCATCGCTGGGGGGTGGAATCCTTCTTTAAGGAAGGTAAGCACCAGTTTGGGTTGGCGCAGTTTGGGGTTAGTGCAGTTTTGAGTCGGTGCAGTTAAGCCTCACCATAGGAGGCAAGACCATGACCACCAGAAAGACCTACACCGCCGAATTCAAGCGTCAGGCCATCGAACTCGCTGCGCGCGAGGATGTCGGCCCAATCCGGGCTGCACGTGACCTCGGAATCAGCACCTCTGTACTCTACCGCCGGAGACTCCAAGCTCAGAAGGCTGGGACAGCCGCATTTCC
This sequence is a window from Deinococcus radiophilus. Protein-coding genes within it:
- a CDS encoding transposase; the encoded protein is MNGKRYSEAPILNILGQLEVGTSISDLARLHGVAPGTIYRWKAKYGGMTEDEARQFRQLEAENQRLKKLVADLSLDNAMLKEVVGRTW
- a CDS encoding AraC family transcriptional regulator: MSAPPNSPVRPTPQLLAALLHPVHASPLEAIMDTQPDLAFYLKDIQGRYVMVNEVLRRRTGRALKGDLLGLTAAEVFTGDTGERTRLQDEQTLLERQELHDVLEFYLTGAGEPIWCLTDKLPLIAPGGEVLGLVGFSRDLPTASRHPDFPRVASALAYIHAHFAEDLRLRDVAAQVGLSTDTLERLVRRVTRLTPKQLLLRVRFEHAVRLLRGTELSVSQVAHACGYSDHSAFSRKFRMMAGLTPQAYRKRLREMGEK